The following proteins are co-located in the Betta splendens chromosome 9, fBetSpl5.4, whole genome shotgun sequence genome:
- the LOC114862968 gene encoding LHFPL tetraspan subfamily member 2a protein-like encodes MCHVIVTCRSMLWTLLSIIVAFAELIAFMSPDWLLGFPRSDSVDSVEYRPSLGLYSRCLRIGARGVGVSCGPYAGAFTEVASGFWQAAMLFLAAGTLVLGCVACISIFSLCFQSILKKSIFNICGLLQAIAGLLLMVGLMMYPAGWGSEKVTSYCGSEAAPFRPAQCSLGWAFYAAVGGNLAAFLCAVLSAQAEIATSSDKVQEEIEEGKSLICLL; translated from the exons ATGTGCCATGTCATTGTAACCTGCCGCTCCATGCTCTGGACGCTGCTCAGCATCATAGTGGCCTTTGCTGAGCTCATCGCTTTCATGAGCCCCGACTGGCTGCTGGGCTTCCCTCGCTCCGACTCCGTGGACTCCGTGGAGTACCGGCCGTCTCTGGGCCTCTACAGCCGCTGCCTTCGCATCGGGGCGCGGGGGGTGGGCGTGAGCTGCGGGCCCTACGCCGGGGCCTTCACGGAGGTGGCCAGCGGCTTCTGGCAGGCGGCCATGCTGTTCCTGGCAGCCGGCACGCTGGTGCTGGGCTGCGTTGCCTGCATCTCCATCTTCAGCCTGTGCTTCCAGAGCATCCTGAAGAAGAGCATATTCAACATCTGCGGACTGCTCCAGGCAATCGCAG ggctgctgctgatggtgggcCTCATGATGTACCCCGCGGGCTGGGGCTCAGAGAAGGTGACGAGCTACTGCGGCTCCGAGGCGGCGCCCTTCAGGCCGGCGCAGTGCTCGCTGGGCTGGGCCTTCTACGCCGCCGTCGGGGGGAACCTGGCCGCCTTCCTGTGCGCCGTGCTGTCCGCGCAGGCCGAGATCGCCACCTCCAGCGACAAAGTTCAGGAGGAGATCGAGGAGGGGAAGAGTCTGATCTGCCTGCTGTAA